One Helianthus annuus cultivar XRQ/B chromosome 7, HanXRQr2.0-SUNRISE, whole genome shotgun sequence genomic region harbors:
- the LOC110868468 gene encoding uncharacterized protein LOC110868468, with protein sequence MLLNTPTCAHIFTPKNHHLTTTSSLLPKTLFPPSGLPFFGTKIKGCSSVCGFTSGVQRSCIKSSLIEAPVLWAGRVCIFYALLKAGLAGSPSNPLSVSSTSELETDGDDLGFSKWFEKFKQNPEKEAADKRKLVSKWHPTTKGTLRRNYRVQSKTEGRRLLKAVASLLSDDDHFRDATSHKGCQIRRESAHGESVCCNNVRALFDELPTPHLVVEITPFPAGPLSESDYARAEKLERVLRSGPSV encoded by the exons ATGCTTCTAAACACCCCTACTTGTGCACACATCTTCACCCCAAAAAACCACCATCTCACCACCACTTCTTCACTTCTGCCCAAAACCCTTTTCCCCCCTTCCGGGCTGCCCTTTTTTGGTACAAAAATCAAGGGTTGTTCATCAGTTTGTGGGTTCACATCTGGGGTTCAAAGATCATGCATCAAAAGTTCATTGATTGAAGCCCCTGTATTGTGGGCTGGTAGAGTGTGCATATTTTATGCCCTGTTGAAAGCTGGCTTGGCTGGATCCCCTTCTAATCCACTCTCAGTTTCATCCAcatcag AGCTTGAGACTGATGGTGATGATTTGGGTTTCTCCAAATGGTTTGAAAAGTTCAAGCAGAACCCAG AGAAAGAAGCAGCAGATAAAAGAAAACTAGTTAGCAAATGGCACCCGACGACAAAGGGTACGCTTCGACGAAACTACAGAGTCCAATCGAAAACCGAGGGGCGTCGGCTTCTAAAAGCCGTAGCCTCCTTACTTTCAGACGACGATCACTTCAGAGACGCCACCTCTCACAAG GGTTGTCAAATTAGACGAGAGAGCGCTCATGGAGAAAGCGTATGCTGCAACAACGTGAGAGCGTTGTTTGATGAGCTCCCAACACCGCATTTGGTTGTCGAGATCACTCCGTTCCCAGCTGGCCCGCTCTCGGAAAGTGATTACGCTAGAGCTGAAAAGTTGGAAAGAGTTCTTAGATCGGGTCCTTCTGTTTGA
- the LOC110868467 gene encoding GPI mannosyltransferase 2 isoform X2, which produces MKSSISNTRIILQTAIASRLILLTLTLIWRSIINPYDTSASMNPNCLSTTTTTTAPTVVFPRIAASVENGVVWDSVYFVRIAQCGYEYEQTYAFLPLFPAFILILSRTVFQPLIPLIGDRAVLALSGYFVSNVAFVFAALFLYRLSVIVLKDPEASLRASILFCFNPASIFYSSIYSESLYALLSIGGLYFLLSGSNNLASLWFALSGCARSNGVLNAGYIGFQTMHRAYDALFLQKNLILAFRVLITGFLRCVFIFIPFVAFQAYGYYNLCAGRDPETSRPWCKAKIPLLYNFIQSHYWGVGFLRYFQFKQLPNFLLASPILSMAVCSIIYYVKLQPTVFFSLGFQVDPKTASFLETQTSTVSRDQALRRRKHSKQEVGPTALSTDSVPVEKLERFSIIIVPFVLHLGFMVATAFFVMHVQVATRFLSSSPPIYWFASYVLTSHKGWGYLIWGYSAAYILIGTLLFSNFYPFT; this is translated from the exons ATGAAGTCATCAATTTCCAACACAAGAATCATTCTTCAAACAGCAATTGCATCAAGACTCATTCTACTAACCCTAACACTCATCTGGAGATCAATCATCAACCCATACGACACTTCAGCTTCAATGAACCCCAACTGcctctccaccaccaccaccaccaccgcccccACCGTCGTATTCCCCCGCATCGCCGCCTCTGTTGAAAACGGCGTCGTATGGGACAGCGTGTACTTTGTTAGAATTGCTCAATGTGGTTATGAATATGAACAGACTTATGCTTTCTTGCCTCTTTTTCCGGCTTTTATCTTGATCTTGTCTCGAAcag TTTTTCAGCCTTTAATTCCCCTTATTGGAGATAGAGCTGTGTTAGCATTGTCTGGGTATTTTGTTAGCAACGTCGCATTCGTTTTTGCTGCACTGTTTCTTTACAG GCTTTCTGTTATTGTTCTGAAGGACCCCGAAGCATCATTGCGAGCATCAATCTTGTTTTGCTTCAATCCCGCATCTATATTCTATTCATCCAT TTACTCTGAGAGCTTGTACGCACTATTATCTATAGGAGGCCTATACTTTTTACTGTCGGGTTCAAACAATTTAGCATCCCTCTGGTTCGCTCTCTCCGGTTGTGCAAGATCAAATGGGGTGCTAAACGCAGGGTATATCGGTTTTCAGACTATGCATCGGGCTTACGATGCTTTGTTTCTTCAAAAGAACCTAATT TTGGCGTTTCGGGTTCTTATAACTGGATTTTTGCGTTGCGTGTTTATTTTCATTCCGTTTGTTGCTTTTCAAGCATACGGATACTATAACCTGTGTGCCGGACGCGATCCGGAAACATCAAGGCCTTGGTGTAAAGCGAAGATTCCTCTGCTTTACAATTTTATTCAAAGTCATTACTG GGGCGTTGGTTTTCTACGATATTTTCAGTTTAAACAGTTGCCGAATTTTCTTCTTGCATCACCGATACTTTCAATGGCAGTCTGCTCAATTATCTATTATGTGAAGCTACAGCCTACGGTTTTCTTTTCACTCGGTTTTCAAGTTGACCCGAAAACCGCTTCTTTTTTGGAGACGCAAACATCAACAGTAAGTCGAG ACCAGGCTCTTAGAAGGAGAAAACACAGCAAACAAGAAGTGGGGCCTACCGCGCTCTCCACAGATAGTGTACCAGTTGAAAAATTAGAAAGATTTTCGATTATCATCGTCCCGTTTGTTTTACACTTGGGTTTCATGGTGGCCACAGCATTTTTTGTCATGCATGTCCAG GTTGCTACACGGTTTTTGTCATCAAGCCCACCAATCTATTGGTTTGCTTCATATGTATTAACATCTCACAAAGGCTGGGGATACTTGATTTGGGGCTACTCTGCAGCCTACATCCTCATTGGCACTCTACTTTTCTCAAACTTCTACCCATTCACTTAG
- the LOC110868467 gene encoding GPI mannosyltransferase 2 isoform X1 — protein MKSSISNTRIILQTAIASRLILLTLTLIWRSIINPYDTSASMNPNCLSTTTTTTAPTVVFPRIAASVENGVVWDSVYFVRIAQCGYEYEQTYAFLPLFPAFILILSRTVFQPLIPLIGDRAVLALSGYFVSNVAFVFAALFLYRLSVIVLKDPEASLRASILFCFNPASIFYSSIYSESLYALLSIGGLYFLLSGSNNLASLWFALSGCARSNGVLNAGYIGFQTMHRAYDALFLQKNLILAFRVLITGFLRCVFIFIPFVAFQAYGYYNLCAGRDPETSRPWCKAKIPLLYNFIQSHYWGVGFLRYFQFKQLPNFLLASPILSMAVCSIIYYVKLQPTVFFSLGFQVDPKTASFLETQTSTVSREDQALRRRKHSKQEVGPTALSTDSVPVEKLERFSIIIVPFVLHLGFMVATAFFVMHVQVATRFLSSSPPIYWFASYVLTSHKGWGYLIWGYSAAYILIGTLLFSNFYPFT, from the exons ATGAAGTCATCAATTTCCAACACAAGAATCATTCTTCAAACAGCAATTGCATCAAGACTCATTCTACTAACCCTAACACTCATCTGGAGATCAATCATCAACCCATACGACACTTCAGCTTCAATGAACCCCAACTGcctctccaccaccaccaccaccaccgcccccACCGTCGTATTCCCCCGCATCGCCGCCTCTGTTGAAAACGGCGTCGTATGGGACAGCGTGTACTTTGTTAGAATTGCTCAATGTGGTTATGAATATGAACAGACTTATGCTTTCTTGCCTCTTTTTCCGGCTTTTATCTTGATCTTGTCTCGAAcag TTTTTCAGCCTTTAATTCCCCTTATTGGAGATAGAGCTGTGTTAGCATTGTCTGGGTATTTTGTTAGCAACGTCGCATTCGTTTTTGCTGCACTGTTTCTTTACAG GCTTTCTGTTATTGTTCTGAAGGACCCCGAAGCATCATTGCGAGCATCAATCTTGTTTTGCTTCAATCCCGCATCTATATTCTATTCATCCAT TTACTCTGAGAGCTTGTACGCACTATTATCTATAGGAGGCCTATACTTTTTACTGTCGGGTTCAAACAATTTAGCATCCCTCTGGTTCGCTCTCTCCGGTTGTGCAAGATCAAATGGGGTGCTAAACGCAGGGTATATCGGTTTTCAGACTATGCATCGGGCTTACGATGCTTTGTTTCTTCAAAAGAACCTAATT TTGGCGTTTCGGGTTCTTATAACTGGATTTTTGCGTTGCGTGTTTATTTTCATTCCGTTTGTTGCTTTTCAAGCATACGGATACTATAACCTGTGTGCCGGACGCGATCCGGAAACATCAAGGCCTTGGTGTAAAGCGAAGATTCCTCTGCTTTACAATTTTATTCAAAGTCATTACTG GGGCGTTGGTTTTCTACGATATTTTCAGTTTAAACAGTTGCCGAATTTTCTTCTTGCATCACCGATACTTTCAATGGCAGTCTGCTCAATTATCTATTATGTGAAGCTACAGCCTACGGTTTTCTTTTCACTCGGTTTTCAAGTTGACCCGAAAACCGCTTCTTTTTTGGAGACGCAAACATCAACAGTAAGTCGAG AAGACCAGGCTCTTAGAAGGAGAAAACACAGCAAACAAGAAGTGGGGCCTACCGCGCTCTCCACAGATAGTGTACCAGTTGAAAAATTAGAAAGATTTTCGATTATCATCGTCCCGTTTGTTTTACACTTGGGTTTCATGGTGGCCACAGCATTTTTTGTCATGCATGTCCAG GTTGCTACACGGTTTTTGTCATCAAGCCCACCAATCTATTGGTTTGCTTCATATGTATTAACATCTCACAAAGGCTGGGGATACTTGATTTGGGGCTACTCTGCAGCCTACATCCTCATTGGCACTCTACTTTTCTCAAACTTCTACCCATTCACTTAG